The following proteins are encoded in a genomic region of Corticium candelabrum chromosome 19, ooCorCand1.1, whole genome shotgun sequence:
- the LOC134194669 gene encoding uncharacterized protein LOC134194669 codes for MHTVYTGVVWTCVRMNRNACSKKGDLCVVAIVLHITYYFGVGQMCNSRCGTGIYHAAGSCQSSGRCLCWWGFTGPNAVYIVNGKLHHRILADHCTVACTYNHVYYNKQCASLPGTSTAAPDYNSSATDYNSRVTVYDSSTTDYHSSTTYYHSSSTHYHSSTTHYHSSTTDYDSSATDYDSSATYYDSSATDYNSSTTDYHSSTGVTHWHSST; via the exons atgcatacggtctacacaggagtGGTGTGgacgtgtgttcgaatgaaccggaat GCTTGTTCCAAAAAAGGTGACctttgtgttgtagctatAGTCCTACACATTACTTACTATTTTGGTGTCGGTCAaa TGTGTAACTCACGCTGTGGCACCGGTATATATCACGCAGCAGGTTCTTGTCAGTCTAGCGGACGTTGTCTCTGCTGGTGGGGATTCACTGGACCGAATGCAGTATACATTGTCAACGGAAAATTACACCATCGGATCCTG GCTGACCACTGCACGGTAGCATGTACTTACAATCACGTCTACTACAACAAGCAATGTGCTAGTCTGCCAG GGACCAGCACAGCAGCACCAGACTACAACAGCAGCGCCACAGACTACAACAGCAGAGTCACAGTCTACGACAGCAGCACCACAGACTACCACAGCAGCACCACGTATTACCACAGCAGCAGCACGCACTACCACAGCAGCACAACACACTACCACAGCAGCACCACAGATTACGACAGCAGCGCCACAGACTATGACAGCAGCGCCACATACTACGACAGCAGCGCCACAGACTACAACAGCAGCACCACAGACTACCACAGCAGTACTGGTGTCACACACTGGCACAGCAGCACCTAA
- the LOC134195115 gene encoding multiple epidermal growth factor-like domains protein 10, whose amino-acid sequence MECSCLNGATCDREQRICSCTPDYTGANCETHTTYDTLPSLSSSPQVENLCSSSFCLNGGSCEVQLGSPVCTCTIFWTGDQCQNPRHPECLSEQTEEEIVICFEIAESKARDTESSNQQVYIAVGVVILIVIALLIVVFVYYRYKSALLLLLLLLFKSL is encoded by the exons ATGGAGTGTTCTTGCTTAAATGGTGCGACGTGTGACAGAGAGCAGAGAATTTGTTCTTGTACTCCAGACTACACGGGTGCCAACTGtgaaacacatacaacatatGACACTCTTCCATCTCTATCGTCATCACCTCAAGTTGAAAATCTCTGCTCATCTTCGTTCTGTCTAAACGGTGGGTCATGTGAAGTGCAACTTGGCTCACCCGTCTGCAC TTGTACTATCTTCTGGACTGGTGATCAGTGCCAAAATCCACGTCATCCTGAGTGCCTTTctgaacaaacagaagaagagaTAGTTATCTGTTTTGAAATAGCAGAATCAAAGG CTAGGGATACGGAGTCTTCTAACCAGCAGGTTTACATTGCTGTTGGGGTAGTTATTCTAATTgttattgctctcttgattgTGGTCTTTGTCTACTATCGCTACAAGTCAGCactcttgttgttgttgttgttgttgttcaagagCTTGTag